In Streptomyces sp. NBC_00306, a single genomic region encodes these proteins:
- a CDS encoding STAS domain-containing protein produces the protein MTTLPPALHLTTVDAENRVRIEISGNLDYDNADLLLDEATAQLSARPQLTDLHLHCAGIGTVDSMGLSILLMIGRRTDAAGVRLHLEDRPEKLDRLLHVTGTLEYFTVTSPTGAAMSHEESAPPVVAKEARAARPTGPDNST, from the coding sequence ATGACGACGCTGCCCCCCGCCCTGCACCTGACCACTGTGGATGCCGAGAACAGAGTCCGCATAGAGATCAGCGGGAATCTCGACTACGACAACGCCGACCTGCTGCTGGACGAGGCCACCGCGCAGCTCTCCGCCCGCCCGCAGCTGACGGACTTGCATCTGCACTGCGCGGGTATCGGCACGGTGGACTCCATGGGGCTGTCCATCCTGCTGATGATCGGCAGACGCACCGACGCAGCAGGGGTGCGCCTCCACTTGGAGGACCGGCCCGAGAAGCTGGACCGGCTCCTCCACGTCACCGGTACGCTTGAGTACTTCACTGTGACGTCCCCCACCGGAGCCGCGATGTCGCACGAGGAGTCTGCGCCTCCCGTGGTCGCGAAGGAAGCGCGAGCGGCCCGCCCGACCGGACCTGACAACAGCACCTGA
- a CDS encoding PP2C family protein-serine/threonine phosphatase, translating into MTDFQAVERAVRTGAPNELLDTVRAALIERFDATEVNLLMADYSLTVLQPVTALPHTAQPLSVQTSPEGRAFGSQEPYGQYIAQDGAVDLHLPVTVRGDRLGILTVRLPEHRCTPQAVDEMTGLAEFLGHEIIVAERDTDLYLQARRSRRLTLAAEMQWQLLPARACARREYAIGAQLEPAYDIHGDNFDWATTADTLTLTITNGMGEGIQASLLTNLAVNALRNARRAGIAIADQAALADQAIYAQYRGEQYVSTLLLSCELATGRVQVVDAGSPQLWRYRDKAVERVDFNAQLPLGMFDESAYEAQEFQALPGDRLVFVSDGVYGAVSKAGESYGERALARAIQAVSFLPAAAVPRAVLQELTEYRDADADDDALVVCLDWFGRSSAQTH; encoded by the coding sequence GTGACAGACTTTCAGGCCGTTGAGCGTGCTGTCCGCACAGGGGCTCCCAATGAACTGCTCGACACGGTGCGTGCCGCGTTGATCGAGCGCTTCGACGCCACCGAGGTCAACCTGCTCATGGCTGACTACAGCCTCACCGTTCTTCAGCCGGTGACGGCACTGCCGCACACTGCCCAGCCCCTGTCCGTACAGACCAGTCCAGAGGGCCGTGCCTTCGGCAGCCAGGAGCCATATGGCCAGTACATCGCGCAGGACGGCGCGGTCGACCTGCATCTGCCAGTGACCGTACGCGGCGACAGACTCGGGATCCTGACCGTCCGCCTTCCCGAACACAGATGCACCCCTCAAGCCGTAGACGAGATGACAGGTCTCGCCGAGTTCTTGGGGCACGAAATCATCGTGGCGGAACGCGACACGGATCTCTACCTGCAGGCCCGCCGAAGCCGGCGGCTCACCCTGGCGGCGGAGATGCAATGGCAACTTCTGCCCGCCCGTGCCTGCGCGCGCCGGGAATACGCCATCGGGGCACAGTTGGAGCCCGCCTACGACATCCACGGCGACAATTTCGACTGGGCCACCACGGCCGACACCCTCACCCTCACCATCACCAACGGAATGGGCGAGGGAATCCAAGCCTCACTGCTGACGAATCTGGCGGTCAACGCCCTCCGCAACGCCCGCAGGGCCGGCATCGCCATCGCCGATCAGGCTGCGCTCGCCGATCAGGCGATCTACGCCCAGTATCGCGGTGAGCAGTATGTCTCGACCCTGCTGCTGTCCTGTGAACTGGCCACGGGACGGGTGCAGGTGGTCGACGCCGGATCCCCGCAGCTCTGGCGTTACCGTGACAAGGCCGTGGAGCGCGTCGATTTCAACGCACAGCTCCCGCTGGGGATGTTCGACGAATCCGCCTACGAGGCGCAGGAATTCCAAGCCCTGCCCGGCGACCGCCTGGTCTTCGTCAGTGATGGTGTCTACGGCGCCGTCTCGAAGGCGGGGGAGAGCTATGGCGAACGGGCGCTTGCCCGAGCGATCCAGGCGGTCAGCTTCCTGCCTGCTGCCGCGGTCCCTCGGGCGGTGCTGCAAGAACTCACGGAGTACCGCGACGCCGACGCGGACGACGACGCCTTGGTCGTGTGCCTCGACTGGTTCGGCCGTAGCTCGGCACAGACGCACTGA
- a CDS encoding cobalamin B12-binding domain-containing protein, which translates to MSLSTSTPPRLPCGAEFAQLADQLWHGVAAGDEYAATEIVLRALDDGIEPESVLLDVIAAVQGKVGEEWAANRISVAQEHAATSINERAVAALALHPAARRTPTLGRITVACVDGEWHALPARMVAEVLKLRGWQVDYLGAQVPAPHLISHLHTTKADAVALSSSIATRLPTAHAAITACQAVGVPVLVGGAAFGPDGRYARLLGAEAWAPDARTAADRLAGGPLPRPQVDHQQMDDLPHLADQEYTMVTRNSDNLVRTVFHALEDAFPAMRAYDDMQRERTAEDLAHIVEFLATALYLGDEKLFTWFITWTAQILVARGVPAQSLPPALNLFARELKDFPRAARILQRGVEALTTAPRTTTGKPA; encoded by the coding sequence ATGAGCTTGAGCACGAGCACACCACCTCGCCTCCCATGCGGCGCCGAGTTCGCGCAGTTGGCCGACCAGTTGTGGCACGGCGTGGCGGCCGGAGACGAGTACGCCGCCACCGAGATCGTCCTGCGCGCCCTCGACGACGGCATCGAACCGGAGAGCGTGCTCCTGGACGTGATCGCGGCGGTGCAGGGCAAGGTCGGCGAGGAGTGGGCCGCGAACCGGATCAGCGTTGCTCAGGAGCACGCGGCGACGTCCATCAACGAACGGGCCGTTGCCGCGCTCGCCCTCCACCCGGCCGCCCGCAGGACTCCCACCCTTGGCAGGATCACTGTGGCGTGCGTGGACGGCGAGTGGCATGCGCTGCCGGCCCGGATGGTGGCGGAAGTGCTGAAGCTGCGCGGATGGCAGGTCGACTACCTCGGCGCGCAGGTCCCCGCCCCGCACCTGATCTCCCACCTGCACACCACAAAAGCCGACGCGGTCGCGCTGTCCAGCTCGATCGCGACGAGGCTGCCCACCGCGCACGCGGCGATCACCGCTTGCCAGGCCGTGGGAGTGCCCGTCCTGGTCGGCGGTGCCGCGTTCGGACCGGACGGCCGGTACGCGCGGTTGCTGGGGGCCGAGGCCTGGGCGCCGGACGCCCGTACCGCTGCCGACCGGCTCGCCGGGGGACCGCTGCCCCGCCCGCAGGTCGACCACCAGCAGATGGACGACCTGCCGCATCTGGCCGACCAGGAATACACGATGGTCACCCGCAACAGCGACAACCTGGTGCGCACCGTCTTCCACGCGCTGGAGGACGCGTTCCCCGCCATGCGCGCCTACGACGACATGCAGCGGGAGCGAACCGCCGAAGACCTCGCGCACATCGTGGAGTTCCTCGCGACCGCCCTCTACCTCGGTGACGAGAAGCTCTTCACCTGGTTCATCACCTGGACCGCGCAGATTCTTGTCGCACGGGGCGTGCCCGCGCAGTCTCTGCCGCCTGCCCTGAACCTCTTCGCCCGTGAGCTCAAGGACTTCCCCCGGGCGGCCCGCATCCTGCAGCGCGGCGTTGAAGCGCTCACCACCGCACCTCGGACCACCACTGGAAAGCCCGCATGA
- a CDS encoding MarR family winged helix-turn-helix transcriptional regulator, with the protein MPAPDAIPSSICDEATQSASGIAELLDVMWGRVQDSTADATAPASASQLRLMYVVERQDGVRMRAVCKLLAASPPNVSRMCDRLQATGFLERLPCPDSGREITLRLTTAGKRHLQRIREQRKSMLHRAIHNMPSVERRALAIGLAELRHQLTAAAGEEHERPGAHSAA; encoded by the coding sequence ATGCCCGCACCAGACGCCATCCCCAGCAGCATCTGCGACGAGGCGACCCAGAGCGCCAGTGGCATCGCCGAACTCCTCGACGTGATGTGGGGGCGCGTCCAGGACTCCACCGCCGATGCCACCGCCCCGGCCTCGGCCTCACAACTGCGCCTGATGTACGTCGTCGAGCGGCAGGACGGCGTCCGGATGCGGGCGGTGTGCAAATTGCTCGCCGCCTCGCCTCCGAACGTCTCCCGCATGTGCGACCGCCTGCAGGCCACTGGCTTCCTCGAACGGCTGCCGTGCCCCGACAGCGGACGCGAGATCACCTTGCGACTGACCACCGCGGGCAAGCGGCACCTGCAACGCATCCGTGAGCAGCGCAAGAGCATGCTTCACCGGGCCATCCACAACATGCCCTCCGTCGAACGCCGTGCCCTGGCCATAGGACTGGCAGAACTTCGGCATCAGCTCACCGCCGCCGCCGGTGAGGAGCACGAGAGACCCGGTGCCCACAGCGCAGCCTGA
- a CDS encoding STAS domain-containing protein gives MSTLKIAARDAATGPVVEITGDLDYDTAHELRAFITTLVLHPGQRLVLDLAHLELCDSSGIGALILARNHAQAAQAGVALAAVPGNTLRVLRILGLEQVFAIYPDTRAATRKDMPPAMRRSG, from the coding sequence ATGAGCACGTTGAAGATCGCCGCGCGCGACGCGGCCACCGGTCCCGTAGTCGAGATCACCGGCGACCTCGACTACGACACCGCGCACGAGCTGCGCGCCTTCATCACCACCCTGGTCCTGCATCCGGGGCAGCGTCTGGTCCTGGACCTCGCCCACCTGGAACTCTGCGACTCCAGCGGCATAGGCGCCTTGATCCTCGCGCGCAACCACGCACAAGCGGCCCAGGCCGGCGTCGCCCTGGCCGCCGTCCCCGGCAATACGCTGCGCGTCCTGCGGATCCTCGGGCTCGAACAGGTCTTCGCCATCTATCCGGACACTCGTGCCGCCACCCGCAAGGACATGCCTCCCGCCATGCGCCGTAGCGGCTGA